The sequence ATGAAACCTGATCTGCGCCTCAACAACCGTCTCCTGCCAATCCTCACTGGTTTGCTAATCGTGTTGCAATTGATCATGCCTTACAAAGGCTGGGTGATCCTGCTGGTGGTGCTGGGCGGCGCGTGGTTCATCTGCTGGCTGTGGGCGCTCCTGCTGGCGCGAGGCCTGACTCTCACCCGCGAGATGCGATTCGGCTGGGCACAGGTGGGCGACCGGCTCGAAGAACGATTCACCCTTATCAACGACAGCGCCGCCCCCGCGCCCTGGGTCGAGATCACCGACCACTCCACCCTGCCCGGCTCGCGAGCCAGCCGGGTGACGGGCGTGGGCGGCAGAGATTCTCTGCGCTGGTATGTCGAAGCGGTGTGCAACCGGCGCGGGGTATACACCCTCGGCCCCACCACCCTGCGAACCGGCGACCCCTTTGGCATTTACACCGTCGCCCTGCAGAACCCGGCCACCAGCACCCTCATGATCATGCCGCCCATCGTCCCCCTGCCCGCCATCGAAGTCTCACCCGGTGGCCGCGCCGGCGAGGGCCGGCCTCGAGCCAACACTCTGGAACGAACGGTAAGCGCTTCGGGCGTGCGCGACTACTCGCCCGGCGACAGCCTTCATTCAATTCACTGGCCCACCTCGGCCCGGCGCGAGTCGCTTTTTGTCCGCCTCTTCGACAGCACCCCGGCCGGCGACTGGTGGATTTTTTTGGACATGGACTGGCGCGCTCAGGCCGGGCATGGCCTGGACTCAACCGACGAGCATGGCGTGATTTTGGCCGCCTCGCTCGCCGACCGGGGGCTGGCCGCCGGTAAGGCCGTCGGGCTGGTGGCCCACAGCGATCAACTGTTGTGGTTGCCGCCTCAAGCGGGCGAGGGCCAACGCTGGGAAATTTTGCGGGCGCTGGCGCTGGTGGCGCGTGGCCCGCAACCGCTCTCCGAACTGCTGGCGCGGGCGCGGCCCTCCTTCCGCCAACTCGCCAGCGTCATCATCATCACCCCGGCAATTGACGGAAGCTGGATCGAATCCATCCTGCCGCTCCTGCAACGTGGCGTGGCCCCGACGGTGTTGCTCATGGACACGATCTCGTTCGGCAAGCGGACGAGCCGGGAGCAACTCGAGGCCACGACGACGACCCTCGCCGAGCTTGGCGTTGCTCACTACCTCATCACCCGCGATCTGCTCGACCAGCCCGAACTGCGTCCCGGCACACAAGGACAATGGGATTGGCAAGTGTCGCCGCACGGCAAGGCCATGCCTCGCACGCGCCGCGACCTGACCTGGAAGGTGCTGTCGTGATGGACACCATCTTTCGCTTTCTGCGTTGGGGCATCGGCAAAATTGGCCTGCGGCCTCTGCTGACCTTTCTGCTTCTGTTTTTCGCCTTGCGCGGCGTGGCCGTCGGCCTCTCGGAAGTGACTCGCGGCCTGGACGCCAACCTGGCCGTCACTGTTGCTTTCGTGGCCATGATCTTCGCCTGGTTATTAGCCCGGCTCACGGTGCGCGGCTGGCTAGCCTGGCTGGCCCTCATTGTCGTCGGTATCTTCTTCTTGATCGTTCGCGTGGGCCAGTTGGGCGACGAACTGCTGAACGTGATCGGGGCCGTGCCGCCGCTCGTCGTCGGCCTCTTTCGTTGGCGTATAGCTGGCCCGCCCGATCTAAATCCCCTGCTCATCGCCATCATCGAGACTTTAATCGGCATTGGCGCTCTGCTGGGACGACTCGCAGAATGGGCCGTGGCCGTCTCGCGTGGGCAATCGGCGTTCGACCCGGTGTCGGCGGCCCTGATGTGGAGCGCCATGTTGTGGCTGGCCTCGGCCTGGGCGGGCTGGGCAGTGCGCCGTCTCGCGCAACCCATTCAAGGATTGATTCCGGCCATTGCCCTCTTCGCCGTCGTTCGCTATTACGCCGGCGCAAACCCCAACGCCATGCTGGTTCCGGTGGGCGTTGCCCTGTTGCTGGCCGCCCTGACTCAGTATAGCGCCCGCCTGACTCACTGGCGGGTTGACGGTTTCGACTTCCCCGAAGACCTGTGGCAGGACATCGCCAGGGCGGCCATCCCGTTGACTCTGTTTTTGGTGCTGGCCGCCTGGTTCCTGCCCTCGATCTCGATTCGCGACGCCGTCCGCTCGTTTCAAAAACTGTTCGAGTCGCAAACCGAAGCGACGAACGACACCAACCCCATTCCCGACTCGCTGGGGTTGAACCGCCAAACCGGCCCCAACCCGGCCTCGCCCCTCGACTTCATTCGCGCTCCCGGCCTGCCGCGCAGTCACCTGCTCACCGCCGGCCAGGAACTGGAGCGCGAACTGGCCCTGCTGGTCACCGTGCGCGGCCTGCCCGCGAACGAACCGCCGCCACGCCTCTACTGGCGCAGTGTGACATACGATCAGTACACCGGGCGCGGCTGGCAAACCAGCGGCACGCAAACGATAGAGTACGCGGCGAATGAATCGCCCATCGCGGCCAACCCCGGCCACCGGCTGATTGATCAAGAGGTGAGAGTCGTCGGCGATCAGGCCGGCTTGCTGTTTGCCGCCGGCACGCTTCTCACCACCGATCAAGATTACAGCATCGCTTGGCGCTCGGAGGACGATTATTTTGGCGCCAACGTCAGCCTCGAAGCGACAACCTACCGCGCCCTTTCGATGACGCCCGTTTACAGCGAAGAGCAATTGCGAAGCGCCGGATCGAATTATCCGCAGTGGGTGATTGATCATTACCTGAGTTTGCCCGACGAGATTCCGCCGCGCGTCCTCGACCTGGCTCGCGACCTCACCGCCACCGAACGCACGCCCTACGACCGCGCCCGGGCCATCGAAAAATATCTTCGCGCTTACACCTACACCCTCGACATCGCCGCCCCGCCCGCCGACCGCGACGTGGCCGACTACTTCCTTTTTGATCTCAAGCGCGGCTACTGCGATTACTATGCCACTTCAATGGTCGTGCTGGCCCGCGCCGCCGGCCTCCCGGCCCGGCTCGTCATTGGCTACGTGAGCGGCGAGTACGACGAAGCCAACAACCGCTACATCGTCACCGAAGCCGACGCCCACTCGTGGGTCGAAGTGTATTTTCCAGACTACGGCTGGATCGAGTTTGAGCCGACCGGAGGCCGGGCTGAACTGGAGCGACCTTCGGAAGCGACCGTCGCCGCCTTTGCCGAACTGCAACTCACACCTCAGCCCGAACCGGCCCAACAGGTGAGGCCGACTCCACAGGGATGGTTGATTCTGTTCACGAGCGTTGGGGTGTTGATCGGGCTGGGCGTTATCTGGGCCGCCACCGAAGGCTGGCGGCTCAACCGTCTGTCGCCGGTTGCGGCGACGACGATCATTTACGAGCGCCTGCGCCGCTTCGCAAAACGTCTGGCCGTCTCTCCTGAAACGGGCGACACCGCCGACGAATTTGCCGACTCGTTCATCAATCGCCTGGCCGTGCTGGCCGAGAACCCGCGCTGGCGCGAGTCGCTGGCCGAGGCCGCCAAAGACTCGGATTGGCTGATTGAGTTATATAAGCGAGCCAGCTACAGCCCGCACCCGCCGGGCGCAGCCGAGCGCGCTCGCGCTGTGCAAACCTGGTTCAAGCTTCGTTGGCGGCTGTGGGTCGTGTGGGCCTTGCACCCAGCCCGGGCAACGTAGTATGCACTCAAAGGTTGATGCTGTTGGCGAATTCCTCTTGAGGAGCCAGCACCCCAGGTGCGCCCGCCAGGAATTGGCTGACACGTTTTGCGCGCACCCACAGATGAATTGAACAAATCTGCAGATTAATTCTTTGACAAGTCCTAACACCGGGCGCTATAATCAGATCAACTAAATATATACCTTCGGGGCAGGGTGCAGGAAGAGACATTCCTAACTCCCGATCGGCGGTAAGTCGGCCACAGGGTGTTCGGGCCAAACATCGAACATCATCACGACAAGCCCGCGAGCCGAGAGGCAATCCGATTGCGAGGAACAAGCAATCGTGGTTGCCCGGAAGCACGATCCGGTTAGAATCCGGAGCCGACAGTAATTCGACCTGAAAAAGACTTGCCACGAATTACGCGAATTTCCGCGAATTGAAAACTATGGTTTCATTCGTGATAATCCGTGAAATTCGTGGCTGAGACTCAGGGCGATCAGTCTGGATGAAAGAAGGGGCAAAACGCCGCAGTGGCGCGGCTTTTGCTATATGCGCGTCCCCGAAACTGCGGGTGGTCATTCAGGCCCGCCAGAATCGGGGTTTTTTTGCGCTCAGGCTAACATCTGATCAACTGGATCAGGTGTTTGGTTTGCTTTGCCCCGCAGGTGAAACTTTCTGTGGGGCATTTTTTATGGCCGTCGCAAATCCGCTCAACTCCATTCTCCCGGCAGACCCGGCCAGCCGGCCGGACTCGAAACGTTCACTGCGCGCTCTGCGAGTCCAGCAGGCGCTATTGTTGCCCATCTCGTTGACGACGCTTCTGCTGGCCTGGCAGGGCCTGATCTGGTTCAAGGGCTACCCGGCTTTTATTTTGCCGCCCCCGGCGCGCGTTTGGGCGCGCCTCATGCAGGCTTTGGCTGACGGCACGCTCGTTCGGCACGCTTCCATTACGCTCGGCGAGAGTCTGAGCGGGCTGGCGCTCGGCCTGGCCGTGGCCGCCGTGCTGGGCTACCTGCTGGCCCAGTCGCGCACCATCGAACGCCTGCTGGCGCCGTATCTGGTGGCGTCGCAGTCCGTGCCCGTCGTCGCCATCGCCCCTCTGCTCGTCATCTGGTTCGGTTCCGGCCTCACCTCCAAAGTGTTGATCTGCGCCCTGATCGTTTTCTTTCCGGTGCTGATCAACATCATCGTCGGCGTGCGCTCGGTGGAGCCGGACTTGCGCGACCTGATGCGCTCTCTGCGGGCCAGCCGCTGGCAGACGTTCATGCTTCTGGAACTCCCTTCGGCCCTGCCGCTGTTGCTGGGCGGGTTGAAAATTGGGGCGACGCTGTCGGTGATCGGGGCCGTCGTCGGCGAG comes from Chloroflexota bacterium and encodes:
- a CDS encoding DUF58 domain-containing protein gives rise to the protein MKPDLRLNNRLLPILTGLLIVLQLIMPYKGWVILLVVLGGAWFICWLWALLLARGLTLTREMRFGWAQVGDRLEERFTLINDSAAPAPWVEITDHSTLPGSRASRVTGVGGRDSLRWYVEAVCNRRGVYTLGPTTLRTGDPFGIYTVALQNPATSTLMIMPPIVPLPAIEVSPGGRAGEGRPRANTLERTVSASGVRDYSPGDSLHSIHWPTSARRESLFVRLFDSTPAGDWWIFLDMDWRAQAGHGLDSTDEHGVILAASLADRGLAAGKAVGLVAHSDQLLWLPPQAGEGQRWEILRALALVARGPQPLSELLARARPSFRQLASVIIITPAIDGSWIESILPLLQRGVAPTVLLMDTISFGKRTSREQLEATTTTLAELGVAHYLITRDLLDQPELRPGTQGQWDWQVSPHGKAMPRTRRDLTWKVLS
- a CDS encoding DUF3488 domain-containing protein; this translates as MDTIFRFLRWGIGKIGLRPLLTFLLLFFALRGVAVGLSEVTRGLDANLAVTVAFVAMIFAWLLARLTVRGWLAWLALIVVGIFFLIVRVGQLGDELLNVIGAVPPLVVGLFRWRIAGPPDLNPLLIAIIETLIGIGALLGRLAEWAVAVSRGQSAFDPVSAALMWSAMLWLASAWAGWAVRRLAQPIQGLIPAIALFAVVRYYAGANPNAMLVPVGVALLLAALTQYSARLTHWRVDGFDFPEDLWQDIARAAIPLTLFLVLAAWFLPSISIRDAVRSFQKLFESQTEATNDTNPIPDSLGLNRQTGPNPASPLDFIRAPGLPRSHLLTAGQELERELALLVTVRGLPANEPPPRLYWRSVTYDQYTGRGWQTSGTQTIEYAANESPIAANPGHRLIDQEVRVVGDQAGLLFAAGTLLTTDQDYSIAWRSEDDYFGANVSLEATTYRALSMTPVYSEEQLRSAGSNYPQWVIDHYLSLPDEIPPRVLDLARDLTATERTPYDRARAIEKYLRAYTYTLDIAAPPADRDVADYFLFDLKRGYCDYYATSMVVLARAAGLPARLVIGYVSGEYDEANNRYIVTEADAHSWVEVYFPDYGWIEFEPTGGRAELERPSEATVAAFAELQLTPQPEPAQQVRPTPQGWLILFTSVGVLIGLGVIWAATEGWRLNRLSPVAATTIIYERLRRFAKRLAVSPETGDTADEFADSFINRLAVLAENPRWRESLAEAAKDSDWLIELYKRASYSPHPPGAAERARAVQTWFKLRWRLWVVWALHPARAT
- a CDS encoding ABC transporter permease, translated to MAVANPLNSILPADPASRPDSKRSLRALRVQQALLLPISLTTLLLAWQGLIWFKGYPAFILPPPARVWARLMQALADGTLVRHASITLGESLSGLALGLAVAAVLGYLLAQSRTIERLLAPYLVASQSVPVVAIAPLLVIWFGSGLTSKVLICALIVFFPVLINIIVGVRSVEPDLRDLMRSLRASRWQTFMLLELPSALPLLLGGLKIGATLSVIGAVVGEFVGADRGLGFLISAARGQFDTALVFVAVLALITIAMTLYGCVALLEKVLLAWKG